One region of Candidatus Saccharibacteria bacterium genomic DNA includes:
- a CDS encoding beta-galactosidase: protein MKTEEKKPKPEAQSLNLEKKAFRSRFAVFSSKQFWVRTILILAASVFLLSTTFYGVALWYQHTQKGKPYQLGVTFIPSYAEYLGVDPHKTLEAITSDLGVRQFRLVSYWNKIEVSPGMYDFSELDWQFEAVEKAGGTVSLAVGLRQPRWPECHAPSFYDTKKPRHNWQKQLEAFMTAVVNRYKTSPALDSYQLENEFFNHFGECYNFDRQRLVEEKTLLNKLDSKHPVIISRSNNYAGFALREPLGDINGISLYRRVWDGTLTKRYQTYPFPSWHYAALAGSQKILTSQDSVIHELQAEPWPPNGKNITDISLAEQNKTFDADRFIGTLKFAKQTGIRRIDLWGAEYWYYRWKVLGDDSVWREAREAFDR from the coding sequence ATGAAGACTGAAGAAAAAAAACCAAAGCCTGAAGCCCAAAGCTTAAATTTAGAAAAGAAAGCTTTTCGCTCACGGTTCGCCGTTTTTAGTTCAAAACAATTTTGGGTGCGTACGATACTTATTCTTGCCGCTTCCGTCTTTCTGCTTTCAACTACTTTTTATGGTGTTGCTCTGTGGTACCAGCATACGCAAAAAGGGAAGCCTTATCAGCTGGGGGTGACCTTCATACCAAGTTATGCCGAGTACTTAGGCGTTGACCCGCACAAGACACTAGAAGCTATCACCAGCGACCTTGGCGTTCGGCAGTTTCGGCTCGTAAGCTACTGGAACAAAATAGAGGTTTCGCCTGGTATGTACGATTTTAGCGAGCTGGACTGGCAGTTTGAGGCTGTAGAAAAAGCTGGCGGAACGGTCAGTTTGGCGGTTGGTTTAAGGCAGCCTCGCTGGCCAGAGTGCCACGCCCCGTCTTTCTACGACACAAAAAAACCACGGCACAATTGGCAGAAACAGCTTGAGGCTTTTATGACCGCTGTCGTTAATCGCTACAAAACATCACCCGCGCTGGACAGTTATCAGCTCGAGAACGAGTTTTTCAACCACTTTGGCGAGTGCTATAATTTTGACCGCCAACGTCTCGTAGAAGAGAAAACTCTATTAAATAAATTAGATAGTAAACACCCTGTCATCATTAGCCGTAGCAACAACTACGCAGGGTTTGCGCTACGCGAACCGCTCGGTGATATAAACGGAATATCACTCTACCGACGCGTTTGGGACGGCACACTGACGAAACGCTATCAAACGTACCCATTTCCCAGCTGGCACTACGCTGCTTTGGCCGGTTCCCAAAAAATCTTAACGAGCCAAGACAGCGTCATCCATGAGCTTCAAGCTGAACCGTGGCCACCGAATGGCAAGAATATTACAGACATTAGCCTTGCCGAGCAAAACAAAACCTTTGATGCGGATCGTTTTATCGGCACACTGAAATTTGCAAAGCAAACCGGTATTCGCCGTATCGACCTTTGGGGGGCAGAGTACTGGTATTACCGCTGGAAAGTACTCGGTGACGATAGTGTGTGGCGGGAAGCGCGGGAAGCGTTTGACAGGTAG
- a CDS encoding cob(I)yrinic acid a,c-diamide adenosyltransferase, whose product MAFEDFQTKESVVVVYTGEGKGKTSASLGLMVRALGNRWKVAYVQFIKYWGVGEHTFIRDILPVYGDDLLFYKGGKGFYNAGDLSASDVTPEQHKQAAAETYLTAFESATSGKFHLVICDEINNAVHDGLLTEKQLRELITKRDPKTSLCLTGRNFPKSLLKYADIVTDMTKLKHHYDDKFLANKGIDY is encoded by the coding sequence ATGGCCTTTGAGGATTTTCAGACCAAAGAATCTGTAGTGGTGGTGTATACCGGTGAGGGGAAGGGCAAGACTTCGGCTTCCCTTGGTTTGATGGTTCGCGCCCTAGGTAACCGCTGGAAGGTAGCCTACGTGCAGTTTATAAAGTACTGGGGCGTGGGCGAGCATACATTTATACGCGATATTTTGCCAGTATACGGTGATGATTTGCTATTTTACAAAGGGGGCAAAGGGTTTTACAATGCCGGCGATCTTAGTGCCTCAGATGTCACCCCAGAGCAGCATAAACAGGCGGCAGCAGAAACGTATTTAACCGCATTTGAGTCTGCCACCTCTGGTAAGTTTCACCTCGTTATCTGTGACGAAATAAACAACGCCGTACATGATGGCCTGCTCACCGAAAAACAACTGCGCGAGCTTATAACCAAGCGAGACCCCAAAACCAGTCTCTGCCTTACGGGTCGCAATTTTCCAAAATCATTGCTAAAATATGCAGATATTGTAACCGATATGACAAAACTAAAACACCATTACGATGACAAATTTCTCGCCAACAAGGGCATCGATTACTAA
- a CDS encoding AtpZ/AtpI family protein → MAETPITTPGSGKARSSSVTNAVLLDMADTTWRLFIPTVGLLLVGRHFDLKFGTKPWLMLVGVGVGALVAAVLIRRQMKPEDQESGGAIK, encoded by the coding sequence ATGGCGGAAACTCCTATAACCACGCCTGGTTCTGGCAAGGCGCGTTCCTCTAGTGTGACGAACGCTGTACTGCTGGATATGGCAGATACTACTTGGCGACTCTTTATTCCAACGGTCGGCCTGCTGCTAGTGGGTCGCCACTTTGATCTTAAATTTGGCACCAAGCCGTGGCTTATGCTGGTCGGTGTGGGTGTCGGCGCGCTCGTTGCGGCCGTGCTTATTCGCCGTCAAATGAAACCAGAAGATCAGGAAAGCGGAGGTGCCATAAAATGA
- a CDS encoding IMP dehydrogenase — translation MEQFSLSLTFNDVLLRPGYSGFDRADINLETKLTKKLALKAPFVSAPMDTVTEARLAIALAEQGGVGIIHRNLTIAQQAAEVKAVKDAGQIVGAAVGSSPGYESRVGALLAAGVDVIVVDSAHGYAKKVIETVKYIKAHYDVEVMAGNVATADGAQALIDAGADALRVGMGPGAICSTRIVSGMGVPQLSALLEIKPVALKAGVPVVADGGLVNSGDVVKALAAGASTIMTGSLFAATEESPGEITRIKADQVPSRFRSILDGSDDYAFKAYRGMGSIGAMKKGLEISSEDEFHGKSFTGEVLVAEGVEGLVPCKSTVKAFIDMWMGGIYSGMYYVGAKTIAELWESAEFVQITQASLAESHPHDLFITNDGGNYQ, via the coding sequence ATGGAACAATTTTCACTTTCACTCACATTTAACGACGTGCTCCTTCGTCCGGGATACTCCGGTTTCGACCGAGCAGACATTAACCTAGAAACGAAACTTACAAAAAAATTGGCGCTCAAAGCGCCTTTTGTGTCTGCGCCAATGGACACAGTTACCGAAGCTCGTCTCGCAATCGCACTCGCCGAACAGGGCGGGGTAGGCATCATCCACCGTAATCTCACCATTGCGCAGCAAGCTGCTGAGGTCAAAGCCGTCAAAGACGCCGGCCAGATTGTCGGTGCCGCCGTAGGAAGCAGCCCCGGCTATGAGTCCCGAGTAGGAGCGCTGCTAGCGGCAGGCGTCGACGTCATAGTGGTTGACTCTGCTCACGGCTACGCCAAGAAAGTTATTGAAACCGTAAAATATATAAAAGCACACTACGATGTTGAGGTCATGGCAGGAAATGTTGCAACGGCCGACGGCGCCCAAGCGCTGATTGATGCTGGTGCCGATGCGCTCCGTGTCGGCATGGGCCCTGGCGCCATCTGTTCTACCCGCATTGTCTCCGGTATGGGTGTACCCCAGCTGTCAGCCTTACTCGAAATCAAGCCAGTTGCGCTCAAAGCCGGCGTGCCAGTCGTGGCTGACGGCGGCCTCGTAAACTCCGGAGATGTCGTCAAGGCGCTGGCTGCAGGCGCATCAACCATCATGACGGGAAGCTTATTTGCCGCCACCGAGGAATCTCCCGGTGAAATCACACGTATCAAAGCAGACCAAGTACCGTCTCGTTTCCGGAGCATTCTGGATGGTTCGGACGATTACGCCTTCAAGGCATACCGCGGGATGGGTTCGATTGGCGCTATGAAAAAAGGCCTCGAGATAAGTTCGGAAGATGAATTCCACGGCAAAAGTTTCACCGGCGAGGTACTGGTTGCAGAAGGCGTGGAAGGGCTAGTCCCTTGCAAGAGCACGGTAAAAGCCTTCATAGATATGTGGATGGGAGGCATATATAGTGGTATGTACTACGTTGGCGCAAAAACTATCGCCGAGCTGTGGGAAAGCGCAGAATTTGTACAAATCACACAAGCATCCCTGGCGGAGAGCCACCCTCACGACCTATTCATTACCAACGACGGCGGTAATTACCAGTGA
- a CDS encoding GNAT family N-acetyltransferase yields the protein MSEIVSMDFSSDHLHLRPQADTILGLLGNYIFPTDRNALYAEEEGETFGAFVDEGSNARRLVGLSFLRYVSDNEINRPHGLVVALAVDWRYQEKGLGSALLYAAEKSTAEEGLNLIAVPPDQDSTRLGDLGRFFISHGYTKNQAGIYTKEI from the coding sequence ATGTCAGAAATCGTTAGTATGGATTTTTCTAGCGATCATCTCCATCTAAGACCTCAGGCTGATACAATCCTAGGGTTACTAGGTAATTATATTTTTCCTACTGACCGAAATGCTCTTTATGCTGAGGAAGAAGGCGAAACTTTTGGGGCATTTGTAGATGAAGGCAGTAATGCTCGTCGCCTTGTTGGTCTATCATTCCTTCGCTATGTGAGTGATAACGAAATTAACAGACCACACGGGCTAGTTGTTGCACTTGCTGTTGATTGGAGATATCAGGAAAAGGGGCTTGGAAGCGCGTTGCTCTATGCGGCCGAAAAGAGTACTGCCGAAGAAGGTCTAAATCTAATAGCAGTTCCGCCCGATCAAGATAGTACTCGTTTAGGTGATCTTGGGAGATTCTTTATCTCACATGGCTATACAAAAAACCAGGCTGGTATTTATACCAAAGAAATATAA
- a CDS encoding ATP-binding protein, whose protein sequence is MSLSAGGLYPGEHEFSSLEQLRKWNTEGQLDETFLAADALVSRWNGDKFGLLYMYGPPGTGKTHAAIGIARKMHEQAGATVYYKYAPELVGINDMRTLPQWLGYDADKDGKPKNLAHIFGTHATGRGLESERYRKPVLILDDYTPEVRPAVYIAVEAAAHRGGLIIMTSNHTDPFRLIAEEPVPAKSPEDILLEARAAQEAPDEMAALAERRRKAAIEISASFRSRVAAAIKFLEFSGPDHRPDNSIWG, encoded by the coding sequence ATGAGCTTGAGCGCTGGGGGGCTGTACCCTGGTGAGCATGAGTTCTCGAGCCTTGAGCAGTTAAGAAAGTGGAATACAGAGGGTCAGTTAGATGAAACGTTTCTCGCAGCCGATGCTTTAGTGAGCCGGTGGAACGGTGATAAATTTGGTTTGCTCTATATGTATGGCCCACCCGGCACCGGTAAAACACATGCGGCGATTGGGATTGCTCGTAAAATGCATGAACAAGCTGGGGCAACTGTATATTACAAATATGCTCCAGAGCTTGTGGGCATAAATGATATGCGTACTCTACCTCAATGGTTGGGGTACGATGCTGATAAAGATGGCAAGCCAAAAAATCTAGCTCATATTTTCGGTACGCATGCAACTGGTCGAGGGTTAGAAAGTGAAAGGTATAGAAAGCCGGTTCTTATTTTGGATGACTATACACCAGAAGTTAGGCCAGCGGTTTATATAGCAGTCGAGGCAGCAGCGCATCGCGGAGGTCTTATCATTATGACATCGAATCATACTGATCCATTTCGTCTCATTGCAGAGGAACCGGTCCCGGCTAAGTCGCCTGAGGATATATTGCTCGAAGCACGTGCCGCACAAGAGGCTCCTGATGAAATGGCCGCACTTGCGGAACGGCGTCGTAAGGCCGCTATTGAAATTAGTGCGTCGTTCAGGAGCCGCGTCGCGGCTGCGATAAAATTCTTGGAGTTTTCTGGCCCAGATCATCGTCCTGATAATAGTATCTGGGGTTAA
- the atpF gene encoding F0F1 ATP synthase subunit B yields the protein MIHTLFTQFASEVAQAEEATNPVKALGIDVKLLVFQIIAFALLTWLLSKYVFPVLMKAVDERQKRIDEGNVAAAEAAKQAAATEEKMTVILKKARAEASDIVATAKAEASGMLTKSEEKSKVQAERIVAAAHESIEKDVLAAKKALHNETIELVALATEKVVGKTVTDQVDKKIISESLKEVNK from the coding sequence GTGATACATACATTATTTACACAATTTGCAAGTGAAGTGGCGCAGGCAGAAGAAGCGACGAATCCAGTGAAAGCACTCGGCATTGACGTTAAGCTACTCGTTTTCCAAATAATAGCCTTTGCGCTGCTGACATGGTTGCTCAGCAAGTACGTTTTTCCAGTGCTTATGAAAGCGGTCGACGAGCGGCAGAAGCGAATTGACGAAGGCAACGTCGCTGCCGCAGAGGCAGCAAAGCAAGCCGCTGCTACTGAAGAGAAAATGACGGTAATTTTGAAAAAGGCTCGCGCCGAAGCTTCAGATATTGTGGCAACGGCTAAAGCTGAGGCGTCTGGGATGCTGACGAAGAGTGAAGAAAAGTCGAAGGTACAGGCTGAGCGTATTGTCGCTGCCGCACACGAGTCGATTGAAAAAGACGTATTAGCCGCCAAAAAAGCGCTTCACAATGAAACGATAGAGCTGGTTGCGCTTGCGACTGAAAAAGTTGTTGGTAAAACCGTGACTGATCAAGTTGACAAGAAAATCATTAGCGAATCTCTCAAAGAGGTAAACAAGTGA
- the smpB gene encoding SsrA-binding protein SmpB, which produces MAKKASRRGHKAQVNQAKSITNRRARHDYELGDSLVVGLELTGAETKSLRMGHGQLRGAYVTVKGNELYLLNATVHGSPGIPVPENIQSRTRKLLAKRREIDALTAAKTTGRTIVPLEILTQGRYIKIRLAVGKGKKNWDKRETLKQRDDDRSAQRAMRAKQ; this is translated from the coding sequence ATGGCAAAGAAAGCTAGTCGGCGCGGGCATAAAGCGCAAGTAAACCAAGCAAAGTCGATCACCAATCGACGGGCTCGGCATGACTACGAGCTGGGAGATTCGCTGGTAGTCGGCCTCGAACTGACAGGTGCCGAAACAAAAAGCTTACGCATGGGGCATGGGCAACTGCGAGGAGCCTACGTAACAGTCAAGGGCAATGAGTTGTATCTGCTTAACGCGACCGTCCATGGCTCACCAGGAATACCTGTACCTGAAAACATACAATCACGCACCAGAAAACTCCTGGCAAAACGCCGTGAAATCGATGCACTTACAGCGGCCAAGACCACAGGCAGAACCATTGTTCCTCTCGAAATCCTTACTCAAGGACGGTATATTAAGATAAGGCTTGCCGTAGGCAAAGGTAAGAAAAACTGGGACAAACGCGAAACTCTGAAACAACGGGACGATGACCGGTCGGCTCAACGAGCCATGAGAGCAAAACAGTAG
- a CDS encoding F0F1 ATP synthase subunit delta, with protein sequence MQARLSRRKIATYVASQAQNGVVPEHVVEEVAAYLMESRRVRELPLVVRAIEDALADRGVVVATITSARPLDDALRAAVREQTGGTEVHLREIIDPRVLGGIRLQTPDASYDGTVQNKLQALRAVKL encoded by the coding sequence ATGCAAGCAAGACTGAGCCGCCGCAAGATAGCTACCTATGTGGCTTCACAGGCACAAAATGGCGTGGTACCGGAGCATGTCGTAGAGGAGGTTGCTGCCTACCTTATGGAATCGCGCCGTGTGCGCGAGCTGCCACTGGTTGTAAGGGCTATCGAAGATGCCCTGGCAGACCGCGGTGTTGTGGTAGCAACTATCACTTCGGCTCGCCCGCTGGATGATGCCCTCCGCGCAGCAGTTCGAGAGCAAACTGGCGGTACAGAAGTACACCTTCGTGAAATAATTGACCCTCGTGTGTTAGGCGGAATACGCTTGCAAACACCTGATGCGTCATATGATGGAACAGTGCAAAATAAACTACAGGCCTTACGCGCCGTGAAACTATAG
- a CDS encoding glutaredoxin family protein translates to MSDTPLVTVYSADWCGYCQAVKQYLDRSGVKYTEKNVDEKREFAEESMQKSGQTGIPVLDINGTIIVGFDRPKIDTALKT, encoded by the coding sequence ATGTCAGATACACCACTAGTAACCGTTTATTCCGCCGACTGGTGCGGTTATTGCCAAGCCGTCAAGCAGTACCTTGACCGCTCCGGCGTCAAATACACCGAAAAAAACGTCGATGAAAAGCGAGAGTTCGCTGAAGAGTCAATGCAAAAATCTGGTCAAACCGGTATACCCGTACTCGACATAAACGGAACAATCATAGTCGGGTTCGACCGTCCAAAGATCGACACCGCTCTCAAAACATAA
- a CDS encoding F0F1 ATP synthase subunit A yields the protein MPITNAMLLGGFSVALLLGMFFYTASMVKKGRTNRFVGLVQWAFEGMYKAVYDIVPDRVMARSIAPLALTIFFTVLISYWADILPGVGHSVSWHGAELLRSLPTDLNFTIALAITSMVTVQYYAVKQHGFIGNARRYLVSPLKNPIGAFEGFLELIGEFSRLIALSLRLFGNAFAGAALLAIVAGLASYAASAVLPFFMAFELFIGFIQAYVFYVLTLIFASLATASHGGSHDSAHDSVNQREVATAQ from the coding sequence ATGCCTATTACAAACGCTATGCTGCTGGGCGGATTTAGCGTTGCCTTACTGCTCGGGATGTTTTTCTATACCGCTTCTATGGTAAAAAAAGGCCGCACAAATCGCTTTGTCGGACTGGTGCAGTGGGCATTTGAAGGGATGTACAAAGCAGTGTATGACATTGTGCCAGACCGCGTCATGGCGCGCAGCATTGCACCGCTGGCACTGACCATTTTCTTTACAGTACTCATTTCCTACTGGGCAGACATATTACCGGGTGTGGGTCATTCCGTGAGCTGGCACGGCGCTGAGCTGCTTCGCTCGTTGCCGACCGATTTGAACTTTACCATCGCACTAGCAATAACATCTATGGTCACCGTGCAGTACTACGCCGTGAAACAGCACGGCTTTATTGGCAATGCCAGGCGCTACCTGGTAAGCCCGCTCAAGAACCCAATCGGAGCTTTCGAGGGTTTTCTTGAACTGATCGGCGAATTCTCACGACTGATTGCGCTTAGTTTGCGACTATTTGGTAATGCCTTCGCAGGCGCTGCTTTGCTGGCGATTGTCGCCGGGCTGGCTTCATATGCCGCTTCGGCAGTCCTGCCGTTTTTCATGGCATTTGAGCTGTTTATCGGCTTTATTCAGGCCTATGTGTTTTATGTTTTGACGCTTATTTTTGCTAGCCTTGCCACCGCCAGCCATGGTGGCTCACATGATTCTGCTCATGACTCGGTAAACCAAAGAGAGGTAGCTACCGCGCAATGA
- a CDS encoding ATP synthase F0 subunit C, translating to MENLAFALAYALPALGAAMGVGLIGKGALGAAGRNPEKIGELRTLMITAIVFADSLAIIGIIVGFLAKG from the coding sequence ATGGAAAATCTAGCATTTGCACTTGCCTACGCGCTTCCAGCTCTTGGAGCAGCGATGGGTGTGGGACTTATCGGTAAGGGTGCATTGGGTGCGGCTGGCCGCAATCCAGAAAAAATTGGTGAGTTGCGCACACTCATGATTACCGCCATCGTCTTTGCCGACTCACTGGCCATCATAGGTATCATTGTGGGCTTTTTGGCGAAGGGTTAG
- a CDS encoding glycosyltransferase family 2 protein, with protein MSKPLNVSVIIPAYNEALCLAACLDALAVQTIKPYEVIVVDNDSSDGTLAVAQNYPFATVIHETERGRVFARNAGFRAATGDVIARIDADAVVPPEWVAWVTAFYAKGNAAVALTGGAHFYNMQPSGLISWAYNWLIFRFNTFLTGQPTLWGSNMALSSSMWQKVAQDVCLDNLLHEDLDLAFHVRLAGGSIYYDASSRVRVEMRRVHTEREALWGYLQMWPRTLRRHGYRTWPICWFVGAALLYVASPLPVIYENTLRILRIKRRA; from the coding sequence GTGTCGAAACCACTAAACGTATCAGTTATCATTCCTGCTTACAACGAGGCACTATGCTTGGCAGCCTGTCTTGATGCCCTTGCCGTTCAAACGATTAAACCCTACGAAGTAATTGTCGTAGATAATGACTCGTCAGACGGCACGTTGGCTGTGGCTCAGAACTACCCGTTTGCCACTGTTATCCACGAAACTGAGCGCGGCCGTGTTTTTGCGCGTAATGCCGGGTTCCGAGCAGCCACTGGTGATGTTATTGCTCGTATAGATGCAGACGCCGTTGTGCCCCCAGAATGGGTTGCCTGGGTTACAGCGTTCTACGCTAAAGGAAACGCGGCCGTTGCATTAACTGGCGGGGCTCACTTTTACAACATGCAGCCAAGTGGGTTAATTAGCTGGGCATACAATTGGCTCATCTTTCGTTTCAACACTTTTTTAACTGGCCAACCAACCTTATGGGGGTCAAACATGGCACTTAGCAGTTCCATGTGGCAGAAAGTTGCTCAGGACGTTTGCCTCGATAATTTACTACACGAAGACCTTGACCTTGCGTTTCATGTGCGCTTGGCTGGTGGGAGCATATACTACGATGCGTCCTCGCGCGTGCGTGTTGAAATGCGCCGTGTGCATACCGAAAGAGAAGCATTGTGGGGCTACCTTCAAATGTGGCCGCGCACACTCCGCAGACATGGCTACAGAACGTGGCCTATCTGTTGGTTCGTTGGAGCGGCACTACTTTACGTTGCTTCGCCGCTTCCTGTTATATACGAAAACACTCTACGTATACTTCGAATAAAGAGGAGGGCATAG
- a CDS encoding IS30 family transposase — protein MGQKYGHLSYEDRVKIEHWHRGGKSIRYIASELGRSPNTNSYELKNLAVSGEYVARKASVKAYQKRYWARTSSNKVAKDKTLRQYVDDSLDKGWSPGEIAGSSDCPVSKRTIYRYVTLYSLQHKLYFKGKPKRRKAMYRRGLIGERKWIEERILCDEVGHYELDFIVSPTRSGSKAVLLVAVDTLSKRTLIELLPNRTKKSSHEL, from the coding sequence ATGGGTCAAAAGTATGGTCATTTAAGCTACGAAGATCGAGTAAAGATAGAGCATTGGCACAGGGGCGGCAAAAGTATTCGCTACATAGCGAGCGAGTTGGGGCGTAGCCCCAATACTAATAGTTATGAATTGAAGAATCTAGCGGTCTCTGGTGAGTATGTTGCTCGTAAAGCCAGTGTCAAGGCATACCAAAAACGCTACTGGGCGCGTACATCGAGTAATAAGGTAGCAAAAGATAAGACACTGCGCCAATACGTTGACGACAGTCTCGACAAAGGCTGGTCACCTGGTGAGATCGCTGGCAGCAGTGACTGTCCTGTTTCAAAACGGACTATCTACCGCTATGTCACACTCTATTCCCTGCAGCACAAGCTGTACTTTAAGGGTAAGCCGAAACGGAGAAAGGCCATGTACCGACGTGGGCTCATTGGCGAACGTAAATGGATTGAGGAACGGATACTGTGCGACGAAGTTGGTCACTACGAGCTTGACTTCATTGTCAGCCCAACGAGAAGCGGCAGTAAAGCTGTCCTACTGGTGGCCGTCGACACCCTAAGCAAACGAACCCTTATCGAGCTGCTCCCAAACCGAACCAAAAAGAGCTCTCACGAGCTCTGA
- a CDS encoding IS30 family transposase, with the protein MFDGIVVKTILTDNDIAFTYWKYFEQLLGAPFFFTHPYHSWEKGLVENTNKWIRHFIPKKTDLSTVTKETIATVLAYLNERPRQVLGYRTANEVYLERLTIQV; encoded by the coding sequence ATGTTTGACGGCATTGTCGTCAAGACCATACTGACCGACAATGACATCGCCTTCACCTACTGGAAATATTTCGAGCAGCTGCTCGGAGCACCGTTCTTTTTCACCCATCCCTACCATAGCTGGGAGAAGGGCTTAGTCGAGAATACGAACAAATGGATACGTCACTTCATACCGAAAAAAACAGACCTGAGCACGGTTACCAAAGAAACCATCGCTACAGTACTAGCGTACCTAAACGAACGCCCAAGACAAGTCTTGGGCTACAGAACTGCGAATGAAGTATACTTAGAGAGATTAACAATACAGGTTTAG
- a CDS encoding thermonuclease family protein, translating into MSRKQNKAFVIFAVLLIAFVGIMYWQGWVKPVDSAQFMRWEPGSYAVKQFVDGDTVLVDMNGTEEKIRFIGIDTPETHKENTPVQCYGPAAAAYTKNRIGTQRIRLVADSLTTNRDRYQRLLRYVYLVDGSNLNLELVQKGYAFAYAFPFAKSQEFHSAMEQAQQAKTGLWGNCSPTQLSTGQWQSSDE; encoded by the coding sequence ATGAGCCGAAAACAAAACAAAGCTTTCGTGATATTTGCGGTGCTGCTGATTGCATTTGTGGGCATAATGTACTGGCAGGGGTGGGTGAAGCCGGTTGATTCGGCGCAGTTTATGCGGTGGGAACCAGGTTCGTACGCAGTAAAACAATTTGTCGATGGCGATACCGTGCTAGTAGACATGAATGGCACAGAGGAAAAAATACGGTTTATAGGCATAGACACGCCGGAAACACACAAAGAAAACACACCGGTACAGTGCTATGGTCCAGCTGCCGCCGCCTATACAAAAAACCGGATTGGCACGCAGCGTATCCGCCTAGTAGCCGACAGCCTTACGACCAACCGCGACCGCTACCAGCGCCTGCTTCGTTACGTTTACCTTGTAGACGGCAGCAATCTGAACCTTGAGCTGGTTCAGAAAGGCTACGCATTTGCCTACGCCTTTCCGTTTGCCAAAAGCCAGGAGTTTCACTCCGCCATGGAACAAGCCCAGCAAGCCAAAACTGGTCTTTGGGGCAATTGTAGCCCGACACAGCTATCTACAGGCCAGTGGCAAAGCAGCGACGAATAA